From the genome of Thermoflexus hugenholtzii, one region includes:
- a CDS encoding 1-acyl-sn-glycerol-3-phosphate acyltransferase, whose amino-acid sequence MEETGQVFQRSSRWLTATRVHRHSWVRRFLTFLLHLAYRLVLRLEVVGLENIPDRGPVILAINHISFLDPVLVVSVLRRKVLPMAKAEVFRDVVLGPLVSAFDAFPVRRGEIDRRAVQTALEVLRMGGVLLIAPEGTRSPTGALIRGKEGAVYLAWRTGALIVPVGVDGTDRFKFNIRRLRRTSVRVVFGPPFRVEIPEERSREALREATDELMVQIAALLPPERRGVYANFPAATPRYLRPLTALENFMALRTQELAPSEFVERAETP is encoded by the coding sequence ATGGAAGAGACCGGGCAGGTGTTCCAGCGTTCCTCCCGCTGGCTGACGGCCACGCGGGTGCACCGGCACTCGTGGGTGCGCCGTTTCCTGACCTTCCTGCTGCACCTCGCCTATCGCCTGGTGTTGCGCCTGGAGGTGGTCGGGCTGGAGAACATCCCCGATCGCGGGCCGGTCATCCTGGCCATCAATCACATCAGTTTCCTGGATCCCGTGCTGGTGGTCAGCGTGCTCCGCCGCAAGGTCCTTCCCATGGCCAAGGCCGAGGTCTTCCGTGACGTGGTGCTGGGCCCCCTGGTCAGCGCCTTCGACGCCTTCCCGGTCCGGCGGGGGGAGATCGATCGCCGGGCTGTTCAGACGGCCCTGGAGGTGCTCCGGATGGGTGGGGTGTTGCTCATTGCCCCCGAGGGCACCCGGAGCCCCACCGGGGCTCTGATCCGGGGGAAGGAGGGGGCGGTCTACCTGGCCTGGCGCACCGGCGCCCTCATCGTGCCCGTGGGGGTGGATGGGACCGATCGCTTCAAGTTCAACATCCGCCGGCTCCGGCGCACATCCGTGCGGGTGGTCTTCGGCCCTCCCTTCCGGGTGGAGATCCCGGAGGAGCGCAGCCGGGAGGCCCTGCGGGAGGCCACGGACGAGCTGATGGTCCAGATCGCCGCGTTGTTGCCCCCGGAACGGCGCGGGGTTTACGCGAACTTCCCCGCTGCGACCCCGCGCTACCTTCGGCCTCTAACGGCTCTGGAGAACTTCATGGCCCTGCGGACGCAGGAGCTGGCTCCATCCGAATTCGTTGAGCGAGCGGAAACCCCTTGA
- the prfA gene encoding peptide chain release factor 1: MERRWLEKLEAVERRYEELTALLADPAVAADLARLRALSQEREELEPIVETFRRYRTVSRQREEARQLLETAEEEELAALAREELERLTEEQERLEQELLRQLLPRDPNDEKNVIVEIRAGAGGEEAALFAADLFRMYTRYAERKGWEVELLSANETGLGGFKEVIFMIRGRGAYSRLKYESGVHRVQRIPITEASGRIHTSTATVAVLPEMDEVEVQIDPKDLIIETFRAGTAGGQHMQKNETAVRITHVPTGIVVSCQDERSQFQNKQRALAILRARLYELERRKREAEVREARRSQVGTAERAEKIRTYNFPQNRVTDHRIHLTLYRLQEVLDGDLDPLIEALILDDQARRLAELQTAG, translated from the coding sequence ATGGAGCGCCGATGGCTGGAGAAACTGGAGGCGGTGGAGCGGCGATATGAGGAGCTGACGGCCCTGCTGGCGGATCCGGCGGTGGCGGCCGACCTCGCCCGGCTTCGCGCCCTCAGCCAGGAGCGAGAGGAGCTGGAGCCCATCGTGGAGACTTTCCGGCGCTATCGAACGGTAAGCCGTCAGCGGGAGGAGGCCCGACAGCTGCTGGAGACCGCCGAGGAGGAGGAGCTGGCCGCCCTGGCCCGGGAGGAGCTGGAGCGGCTCACCGAGGAGCAGGAGCGCCTGGAGCAGGAGCTCCTGCGGCAGCTGCTCCCCCGCGATCCGAACGACGAGAAGAACGTGATCGTGGAGATCCGGGCGGGAGCGGGTGGGGAGGAGGCGGCCCTGTTCGCGGCCGATCTCTTCCGGATGTATACCCGCTACGCCGAGCGGAAGGGCTGGGAGGTGGAGCTCCTCAGCGCCAACGAAACCGGCCTGGGCGGCTTCAAGGAAGTGATCTTCATGATCCGCGGCCGCGGCGCCTACTCCCGCCTGAAATACGAGAGCGGCGTCCACCGGGTCCAGCGGATCCCCATCACGGAGGCCTCCGGCCGCATCCACACCAGCACCGCCACCGTCGCGGTGCTCCCCGAAATGGACGAGGTGGAGGTCCAGATCGATCCCAAGGACCTCATCATCGAGACCTTCCGGGCGGGGACGGCGGGGGGACAGCATATGCAGAAGAACGAGACCGCCGTGCGGATCACCCATGTCCCGACCGGCATCGTGGTCTCCTGTCAGGACGAGCGCTCCCAGTTCCAGAACAAGCAACGGGCCCTGGCCATCCTGCGGGCGCGGCTGTATGAGCTGGAGCGTCGCAAGCGGGAGGCGGAGGTCCGCGAGGCCCGACGCAGCCAGGTGGGGACCGCCGAGCGGGCGGAGAAGATCCGCACGTATAATTTCCCCCAGAACCGGGTCACCGATCATCGCATCCATCTCACCCTGTATCGCCTGCAAGAGGTTCTGGACGGGGATCTGGATCCGCTGATCGAGGCGCTGATCCTGGACGATCAGGCCCGTCGCCTGGCTGAGCTGCAAACGGCCGGATGA